The following are encoded together in the Salvia hispanica cultivar TCC Black 2014 chromosome 6, UniMelb_Shisp_WGS_1.0, whole genome shotgun sequence genome:
- the LOC125193198 gene encoding transcription factor MYB60-like, which yields MGRPPCCDKVGIKKGPWTPEEDIILVSYIQQHGPGNWRAVPTNTGLMRCSKSCRLRWTNYLRPGIKRGSFTPHEEGMIIHLQALLGNKWAAIATYLPQRTDNDIKNYWNTHLKKKLKKIQSGLEPQMPPHPTTSYHHLASSENSSVYASSAENISRLLQGWMRSSPNNVDFGKTVPSHESQWQKIEEGMANDHDLERMLVFEHQTSNVAVACDKSSCDSSQKGSDSSVCKIDNGNPPLSFLEKWLLDESAAQVEGAMELPPIF from the exons ATGGGAAGGCCTCCATGCTGTGACAAGGTTGGGATCAAGAAAGGTCCTTGGACTCCTGAAGAAGACATCATTTTGGTCTCCTATATTCAACAACATGGTCCTGGCAATTGGAGAGCAGTACCTACTAACACTG GACTGATGAGATGCAGCAAGAGCTGCAGGCTGAGGTGGACCAACTACCTAAGACCAGGGATCAAGAGGGGAAGCTTCACCCCTCATGAAGAAGGGATGATAATCCATCTACAAGCTTTGTTAGGCAACAa ATGGGCCGCCATAGCCACGTACCTTCCGCAGAGGACAGACAACGACATCAAGAACTACTGGAACACGCACTTGAAGAAGAAGCTCAAGAAGATCCAATCCGGCCTCGAGCCCCAAATGCCACCCCATCCCACGACGTCGTATCATCACTTGGCGTCGTCCGAGAATTCATCCGTGTACGCTTCCAGCGCAGAGAACATCTCGAGGCTTCTACAGGGATGGATGCGATCGTCCCCTAACAACGTTGATTTTGGGAAAACGGTCCCGAGCCACGAAAGCCAGTGGCAGAAGATCGAGGAAGGGATGGCTAATGATCATGATTTGGAAAGGATGTTGGTGTTTGAGCACCAAACCTCGAATGTCGCGGTGGCGTGTGATAAATCGTCGTGCGATTCGAGCCAGAAGGGCTCGGACAGCAGCGTTTGCAAGATCGATAACGGCAATCCGCCGTTGTCGTTTCTTGAGAAATGGTTGTTGGATGAGAGTGCAGCTCAAGTTGAAGGAGCTATGGAATTGCCTCCCATATTTTAA
- the LOC125196192 gene encoding probable zinc metalloprotease EGY1, chloroplastic: protein MATLSSFSFSLISPNGGIYRDKFQNNRTNCLLCGEILLKRRRRLVAGGDFGRLNSVIRSCYNGEGNQSDDTTSSSSNGERESNDSSNLATMTPAENESEDNADDPPASASSREPSFTPAYSNFQVDSFKLMELLGPEKVDPSDVKVIKDKLFGYSTFWVTGEEPFGDFGEGILFLGNLRGKREDVFAKLQTQLKEIMGDKYNLFMVEEPNSEEEDPRGGPRVSFGMLRKEVSEPGQTTLWQYVIAFLLFLFTIGSSVELGIASQVSRLPPDIVKYFTDPDAVEPPDMQQLVPFVESALPLAYGVLGVQIFHEVGHFFAAFPRNVKLSIPYFIPNITLGSFGAITQFKSILPDRKAKVDISLTGPFAGAALSFSMFAVGLLLSSNPSEAGDMIQVPSMLFQGSLLLGLISRAVLGYTTMHAATVSIHPLVIAGWCGLTTSAFNLLPVGCLDGGRAMQGAFGKNALIASGLATYSLLGLGVLGGPLSLPWGLYVLICQRNPEKPCLNDVSEVGTWRKAVFAAAIFLVVMTLLPVWDELAEELGIGLVTSL, encoded by the exons ATGGCAACACTATCCAGCTTCAGTTTCAGCTTAATCTCTCCGAATGGAGGCATTTACAGAGATAAATTTCAGAACAATCGGACCAATTGCTTATTGTGCGGTGAGATTTTGCTGAAGAGACGACGGCGGTTGGTTGCCGGAGGGGATTTCGGGAGGTTGAATTCTGTAATTAGGTCTTGTTACAATGGTGAAGGTAATCAGAGTGAtgatactactagtagtagCAGCAACGGTGAAAGAGAAAGCAACGACAGTTCGAATTTGGCCACGATGACGCCTGCTGAGAATGAATCCGAGGATAATGCCGATGATCCACCGGCTTCTGCGTCTTCGCGG GAACCATCATTTACACCTGCCTACAGTAATTTCCAAGTAGACTCTTTTAAATTGATGGAATTGCTCGGCCCAGAAAAAGTTGACCCTTCTGATGTAAAAGTTATCAAGGACAAGCTTTTCGGTTATTCAACATTTTGGGTAACTGGAGAAGAGCCTTTTGGTGATTTCGGAGAAGGCATTCTTTTTCTTGGAAATCTTCGGGGAAAGAGAGAAGATGTTTTCGCAAAACTTCAGACTCAGCTGAAAGAGATAATGGGAGACAAATACAACCTGTTCATGGTGGAGGAGCCTAATTCTGAAGAGGAAGACCCTCGCGGTGGCCCCCGTGTCAGTTTTGGCATGCTGCGCAAAGAAGTTTCAGAGCCAGGTCAAACAACACTTTGGCAATATGTGATAGCTTTTCTATTGTTTCTTTTTACTATTGGTTCCTCGGTGGAGCTTGGAATTGCATCTCAG GTAAGCAGACTTCCTCCAGATATAGTGAAATACTTCACAGATCCCGATGCTGTTGAACCACCAGATATGCAGCAGCTGGTTCCATTTGTGGAGTCTGCTTTGCCTCTGGCCTATGGCGTATTGGGGGTTCAGATATTTCAT GAAGTGGGACATTTTTTTGCTGCTTTTCCGCGAAACGTGAAATTGAgtattccatattttattcCAAACATTACCCTTGGTAGTTTTGGTGCGATCACTCAG TTCAAGTCTATTCTTCCTGATCGGAAAGCAAAAGTAGATATTTCCTTGACGGGACCATTTGCAGGAGCTGCTCTGTCTTTTTCAATGTTTGCTGTTGGGCTGCTGCTTTCATCGAACCCATCTGAGGCGGGAGATATGATTCAGGTTCCAAGCATGCTCTTCCAGGGCTCTTTGCTACTTGGGCTTATTAGCAGAGCTGTTCTAGGTTATAC GACTATGCATGCAGCAACAGTTTCAATTCATCCTCTGGTGATTGCTGGATG GTGTGGGTTGACAACATCAGCCTTTAACTTGCTACCTGTTGGATGTCTTGATGGGGGAAGAGCCATGCAG GGCGCTTTTGGGAAAAATGCACTGATTGCTTCTGGTTTGGCTACATACAGTCTGCTGGGTCTGGGAGTG CTGGGGGGTCCGTTATCGCTTCCATGGGGATTATACGTGCTGATATGTCAG AGGAACCCAGAAAAGCCATGCTTGAACGATGTATCAGAGGTTGGGACTTGGCGAAAGGCGGTGTTTGCTGCTGCAATTTTTCTAGTGGTGATGACGCTTCTTCCGGTGTGGGATGAGCTTGCAGAAGAGTTAGGTATAGGGCTTGTAACGTCGTTGTAG
- the LOC125194651 gene encoding uncharacterized protein LOC125194651, which yields MGYYLADGIYPQWPVFLKTIRCPLGDRRRYFARAQESARKDVERAFGVLQSRFALVKGPARFFYQGDIADIMYACIIMHNMIIEDEHEGVLDVTNDPSVASSSHGVSTESARQGVPHNEHERFQAFMDIHQKEAHQALQHDIIEELS from the coding sequence ATGGGGTACTACCTGGCTGACGGCATCTATCCGCAATGGCCCGTGTTtctgaagacgatcagatgccCACTCGGAGATAGAAGAAGGTATTTTGCCCGAGCGCAAGAGTctgcgcgcaaggatgtggagagggcATTTGGGGTACTCCAATCGCGATTTGCACTGGTAAAGGGCCCGGCGCGCTTTTTCTACCAGGGGGATATTGCCGatatcatgtatgcgtgcatcatcatgcataacatgatcatcGAAGATGAACACGAAGGCGTCCTCGACGTCACCAACGACCCAAGTGTTGCATCATCGAGTCACGGTGTCTCAACCGAGTCCGCCCGCCAGGGTGTACCGCACAACGAACATGAACGGTTCCAGGCGTTCATGGACATACACCAGAAGGAGGCCCATCAAGCACTACAACacgatatcatcgaagaatt
- the LOC125194379 gene encoding cationic amino acid transporter 2, vacuolar-like isoform X2, producing MGFLSDAQNDSGNGNYGFMSLVRRKQVDSDRAKTSSSHHHLAKALTVPHLIAIGVGSTIGAGVYILVGTVAREHSGPALTFSFLIAGIAAALSAFCYAELSSRCPSAGSAYHYSYICVGEGVAWLIGWALILEYTIGGSAVARGISPNLAMLFGGADSLPVFLARYTIPGIDVVVDPCAAVLVLVVTGLLSLGIKESTFVQGIVTAANICALIFVIVAGGYLGFKTGWPGYQLQSGYFPFGADGMLAGASTVFFSYIGFDSVASTAEEVKNPQRDLPVGIGLALSICCALYMLVSAVIVGLVPYFAMDADTPISSAFASQGCQWAAYIVTIGACTALCSTLMGSMLPQPRILMAMARDGLLPSFFSEVNKKTQVPLKSTIVTGCLAALLAFFMDVEALSGMVSVGTLLAFTMVAISVLILRYVPPDVVPIPSSLQEAIDSVSSKYRTTTSLIDSDADDVDAKAITSQNPVPVLVSKQSPLEDPLLAKEAVQLNCFTSEENRRTIAGWTITCTCIGVLILTSAASSRTLFSTYRYSLCGVGGVLLLSGLIVLTWIDQDDARHSFGHTGGFICPFVPLLPIASILINVYLLINLGGDTWMRVSVWLAIGALVYAFYGRNHSSLQNVIYVPAAHVDEIYDSVSEPQP from the exons ATGGGATTTCTTAGTGATGCCCAGAATGACAGTGGTAATGGAAATTACGGTTTCATGTCTCTCGTGAGGAGGAAACAGGTTGATTCTGATCGCGCCAAGACGTCGTCGTCTCATCATCATTTGGCTAAGGCTCTCACTGTTCCTCATCTCATAGCGATAG GAGTTGGATCAACTATTGGTGCTGGAGTTTATATTCTTGTTGGTACTGTTGCAAGAGAGCACTCAGGGCCGGCGCTTACGTTTTCCTTCCTGATTGCTGGAATAGCAGCTGCTCTTTCTGCGTTCTGCTATGCCGAGCTATCTAGTCGTTGTCCTTCTGCTGGAAGTGCCTATCACTATTCTTACATCTGCGTTGGAGAAGG TGTTGCTTGGTTGATTGGTTGGGCATTGATTTTGGAATACACAATAGGAGGTTCGGCTGTTGCCCGTGGCATATCACCAAATCTG GCCATGCTTTTTGGTGGGGCAGATAGCCTCCCTGTGTTTCTAGCTCGCTATACCATCCCTGGGATTGATGTTGTAGTTGACCCTTGTGCAGCCGTCTTAGTTTTGGTGGTCACTGGACTTCTCAGTTTGGGAATTAAAGAG AGTACATTTGTCCAAGGAATTGTCACTGCAGCAAATATCTGTGCCTTGATCTTCGTCATTGTAGCCGGAGGATATTTGGGTTTCAAGACTGGATGGCCTGGTTACCAACTTCAGTCAGG ATATTTTCCTTTTGGGGCTGATGGGATGCTTGCTGGTGCTTCAACTGTTTTCTTTTCCTACATAGGGTTTGATTCAGTTGCTAGTACAGCAGAAGAG GTCAAGAATCCTCAGAGGGATCTGCCCGTGGGTATTGGTCTTGCTCTGTCAATATGTTGTGCCCTGTACATGTTGGTTTCTGCAGTCATTGTTGGTTTAGTACCGTATTTTGCAATGGATGCGGACACTCCTATCTCCTCGGCATTTGCTAGTCAGGGATGTCAATGGGCAGC GTATATAGTAACGATAGGAGCTTGTACTGCTCTTTGTTCAACATTGATGGGTTCAATGCTTCCACAG CCACGAATACTAATGGCAATGGCCAGAGATGGATTGCTACCATCATTTTTTTCAGAagtcaataaaaaaacacaagttCCACTGAAGAGCACCATAGTGACGGGTTGTCTTGCAGCACTATTGGCTTTTTTCATGGATGTCGAAGCGTTATCTGGAATG GTTAGTGTTGGCACACTTCTTGCATTTACTATGGTGGCAATTTCTGTGCTGATACTGAGATACGTTCCACCGGATGTTGTTCCAATCCCGTCATCACTTCAGGAAGCGATAGATTCAGTTTCTTCGAAATATAGGACCACAACTAGTCTTATAGATTCTGATGCAGATGATGTCGATGCTAAAGCTATTACATCACAGAACCCTGTCCCAGTTCTAGTCAGCAAACAATCACCTTTAGAAGATCCCCTTCTTGCGAAAGAAGCTGTGCAGTTGAACT GTTTCACTAGTGAAGAGAACCGGCGGACTATTGCTGGCTGGACAATCACGTGCACGTGTATTGGTGTGCTCATTCTAACTTCTGCTGCTTCAAGTCGGACCCTATTTAG CACTTATCGGTATTCTCTATGTGGTGTTGGTGGAGTTCTCCTTCTATCCGGTCTCATAGTCCTCACTTGGATTGACCAAGATGATGCAAGGCACAGCTTTGGCCACACAGGCG GATTCATTTGCCCATTTGTTCCATTGCTGCCTATTGCCAGCATTCTGATCAATGTCTATCTATTAATCAACCTTGG CGGTGATACTTGGATGCGTGTATCAGTCTGGCTGGCGATTGGTGCACTCGTTTATGCCTTTTATGGCCGGAACCACAGCTCATTGCAGAATGTGATCTACGTCCCTGCAGCTCACGTTGATGAAATCTACGACAGTGTCTCAGAACCTCAGCCGTGA
- the LOC125194379 gene encoding cationic amino acid transporter 2, vacuolar-like isoform X1: MGFLSDAQNDSGNGNYGFMSLVRRKQVDSDRAKTSSSHHHLAKALTVPHLIAIGVGSTIGAGVYILVGTVAREHSGPALTFSFLIAGIAAALSAFCYAELSSRCPSAGSAYHYSYICVGEGVAWLIGWALILEYTIGGSAVARGISPNLAMLFGGADSLPVFLARYTIPGIDVVVDPCAAVLVLVVTGLLSLGIKESTFVQGIVTAANICALIFVIVAGGYLGFKTGWPGYQLQSGYFPFGADGMLAGASTVFFSYIGFDSVASTAEEVKNPQRDLPVGIGLALSICCALYMLVSAVIVGLVPYFAMDADTPISSAFASQGCQWAAYIVTIGACTALCSTLMGSMLPQPRILMAMARDGLLPSFFSEVNKKTQVPLKSTIVTGCLAALLAFFMDVEALSGMVSVGTLLAFTMVAISVLILRYVPPDVVPIPSSLQEAIDSVSSKYRTTTSLIDSDADDVDAKAITSQNPVPVLVSKQSPLEDPLLAKEAVQLNSGFTSEENRRTIAGWTITCTCIGVLILTSAASSRTLFSTYRYSLCGVGGVLLLSGLIVLTWIDQDDARHSFGHTGGFICPFVPLLPIASILINVYLLINLGGDTWMRVSVWLAIGALVYAFYGRNHSSLQNVIYVPAAHVDEIYDSVSEPQP, encoded by the exons ATGGGATTTCTTAGTGATGCCCAGAATGACAGTGGTAATGGAAATTACGGTTTCATGTCTCTCGTGAGGAGGAAACAGGTTGATTCTGATCGCGCCAAGACGTCGTCGTCTCATCATCATTTGGCTAAGGCTCTCACTGTTCCTCATCTCATAGCGATAG GAGTTGGATCAACTATTGGTGCTGGAGTTTATATTCTTGTTGGTACTGTTGCAAGAGAGCACTCAGGGCCGGCGCTTACGTTTTCCTTCCTGATTGCTGGAATAGCAGCTGCTCTTTCTGCGTTCTGCTATGCCGAGCTATCTAGTCGTTGTCCTTCTGCTGGAAGTGCCTATCACTATTCTTACATCTGCGTTGGAGAAGG TGTTGCTTGGTTGATTGGTTGGGCATTGATTTTGGAATACACAATAGGAGGTTCGGCTGTTGCCCGTGGCATATCACCAAATCTG GCCATGCTTTTTGGTGGGGCAGATAGCCTCCCTGTGTTTCTAGCTCGCTATACCATCCCTGGGATTGATGTTGTAGTTGACCCTTGTGCAGCCGTCTTAGTTTTGGTGGTCACTGGACTTCTCAGTTTGGGAATTAAAGAG AGTACATTTGTCCAAGGAATTGTCACTGCAGCAAATATCTGTGCCTTGATCTTCGTCATTGTAGCCGGAGGATATTTGGGTTTCAAGACTGGATGGCCTGGTTACCAACTTCAGTCAGG ATATTTTCCTTTTGGGGCTGATGGGATGCTTGCTGGTGCTTCAACTGTTTTCTTTTCCTACATAGGGTTTGATTCAGTTGCTAGTACAGCAGAAGAG GTCAAGAATCCTCAGAGGGATCTGCCCGTGGGTATTGGTCTTGCTCTGTCAATATGTTGTGCCCTGTACATGTTGGTTTCTGCAGTCATTGTTGGTTTAGTACCGTATTTTGCAATGGATGCGGACACTCCTATCTCCTCGGCATTTGCTAGTCAGGGATGTCAATGGGCAGC GTATATAGTAACGATAGGAGCTTGTACTGCTCTTTGTTCAACATTGATGGGTTCAATGCTTCCACAG CCACGAATACTAATGGCAATGGCCAGAGATGGATTGCTACCATCATTTTTTTCAGAagtcaataaaaaaacacaagttCCACTGAAGAGCACCATAGTGACGGGTTGTCTTGCAGCACTATTGGCTTTTTTCATGGATGTCGAAGCGTTATCTGGAATG GTTAGTGTTGGCACACTTCTTGCATTTACTATGGTGGCAATTTCTGTGCTGATACTGAGATACGTTCCACCGGATGTTGTTCCAATCCCGTCATCACTTCAGGAAGCGATAGATTCAGTTTCTTCGAAATATAGGACCACAACTAGTCTTATAGATTCTGATGCAGATGATGTCGATGCTAAAGCTATTACATCACAGAACCCTGTCCCAGTTCTAGTCAGCAAACAATCACCTTTAGAAGATCCCCTTCTTGCGAAAGAAGCTGTGCAGTTGAACT CAGGTTTCACTAGTGAAGAGAACCGGCGGACTATTGCTGGCTGGACAATCACGTGCACGTGTATTGGTGTGCTCATTCTAACTTCTGCTGCTTCAAGTCGGACCCTATTTAG CACTTATCGGTATTCTCTATGTGGTGTTGGTGGAGTTCTCCTTCTATCCGGTCTCATAGTCCTCACTTGGATTGACCAAGATGATGCAAGGCACAGCTTTGGCCACACAGGCG GATTCATTTGCCCATTTGTTCCATTGCTGCCTATTGCCAGCATTCTGATCAATGTCTATCTATTAATCAACCTTGG CGGTGATACTTGGATGCGTGTATCAGTCTGGCTGGCGATTGGTGCACTCGTTTATGCCTTTTATGGCCGGAACCACAGCTCATTGCAGAATGTGATCTACGTCCCTGCAGCTCACGTTGATGAAATCTACGACAGTGTCTCAGAACCTCAGCCGTGA